TTCGACCAGGTCCACCGGCAGGCGGTCTCGCTGGCCGCCGAGCAGGCCCTGCTCCGAGGCAACGTCAACGCGATCTTCACCAACCTGTCCCGCCGCAGCCAGGGCCTGATCCAGCGTCAGCTGGCGCTGATCACCGACCTGGAGAACAACGAAGCCGACCCGGACCAGCTGGAGAACCTCTTCAAGCTGGACCACCTGGCGACCCGTATGCGCCGTAACGGTGAGAACCTGCTCGTCCTCGCGGGCGAGGAGGCCGGCCGCCGCTGGAACACCCCGGTCCCGCTGGTCGACGTGCTCCGCGCCGCCGCCTCCGAGGTGGAGCAGTACGAGCGCATCGAGCTGGCCGGCATCCCCGAGGCCGAGGTGATCGGCGCCGCCGTGACCGACCTCGTCCACCTGCTCGCCGAGCTGCTGGAGAACGCCACCTCGTTCTCCAGCCCGCAGACCCGGGTGCTGGTCAACGCCACCCGGCTGCCGGACGGCCGGGTGCTGGTCGAGATCCACGACAAGGGCATCGGCCTCACCGCCGAGGACTTCGCCGAGATCAACGAGAAGCTGGCCGAGCCGCCCACGGTGGACGCCACCATCTCCCGCCGGATGGGCCTGTTCGTGGTCGGCCGGCTGTCCCAGCGGCACGACGTCCGGGTCCAGCTCCGCCCCTCGGGCGAGTCGGCCGGCACCACCTCGCTGGTGATGCTGCCGCAGCACCTGACCGAGCTCGCCGTCCTGCCGGAGCCGGAGGAGCAGTTCACCGTCTCCCGGATCTTCGCCGAGCAGGAGCCGCAGAACGAGTGGAACGGGGTCGAGGCGGGCCGCAGCGCGGCCGAGCTGGGCTTCGACGACCACCTGACCGGCCGCGGCGGCAGCAGCGGCTTCAGCCCCGCCCTGGAGGCCATGCAGCGCTCCCAGCGGCTGGACCAGCGCCGCCGGACCGCCCTGGAGGCGGGCCCCGGCCAGGACCAGGTGATCGACGCCGAGGTCGAGGACTCGCCGTACGCGCCCGAGCGCTACACCGAGGACGGCTACGGCTACCAGCAGCAGGACCAGTACGGCGGCGAGCAGCAGTTCACCGAGGACGCCTACCGCGACCCGTTCGGCGCCCAGCAGTCCCAGCAGCAGTACGCCGAGGACGGCTACGGCTACCAGGACGAGCAGTACACCGACACCTCGTACAACGGGCAGTCGTTCGCGGAGCCGCAGTACGCCGAGGCGGCCGTCCAGGACCCGTACGGGCAGCAGGAGCAGTACGGCTACCAGCAGGACCAGTACCAGCCGTACGAGCGCTACGAGGAGCCCTCGGGCCACCCGTACGCCCCGGAGCCCGCGGCGCTGCCCCCGGCCGTGCCGTCCGGGCCGGCCAGCACCCTCGGCTCGGGCCTGCCGCAGCGCCGTCCCGGCCAGCAGCTGGCCGGTGCCGGTGCCCCGACCGAGCGCATCAACGCGTTCGGTGCTGGGCAGGGTGACTCGGAGAAGCCCAACTGGTTCACCGGCGCCAAGGACAACACCGAGGCTCCGGAGAACCGGGGCCACGAGGTGTCCGCGCTCGGCGGCTACGGGCCGACCGGGCCGACCGGTGCGCCGGGCGGTGACTGGCAGTCGCCCAACGACGGTGACTGGCAGCGCGCCAACCAGCTCCGCGAGCCGGCCGCCGGCGGGACCACCCCGTCCGGCCTGCCCCGCCGGGTACCCAAGCAGAACCTGGTCGCCGGGAACGCCAAGCCCAGCACCCAGGAAGGCCCCCAGGTCTCGCGCAGCCCCGAGGAGGTCCGCGGTCGCCTGACCAACCTGCGCCGCGGCGTCGAGCAGGGCCGTAGTGCGGGCGCGGACCAGGGCAACACCGGAAGCTTCCGGATCGACCCCCAGCAGCAGAACAGCACCGATCTCTTCGGCGGCTCGAACCACCAGGAGCGTTGAGTTGAGTCAGATGAGCCAGGCCGCACAGAACCTGAACTGGCTGATCACCAATTTCGTGGACAACACCCCCGGGGTGTCGCACACGGTGGTGGTCTCCGCCGACGGTCTCCTGCTCGCCATGTCCGAAGGCTTCCCCCGCGACCGGGCCGACCAGCTCGCCGCCGTCGCCTCCGGCCTGACCTCCCTCACCTCCGGCGCCAGCCGGATCTTCGAGGGCGGCGACGTCAACCAGACCGTCGTCGAAATGGAACGCGGCTTCCTCTTCCTCATGGCAGTCAGCGACGGCTCCTCCCTCGCCGTCCTCGCCGCCCCCGACTCCGACATCGGCCTCGTCGGCTACGAAATGGCCCTCCTCGTCGACCGCGCCGGAGCCGTCCTCACCCCCGCACTCCGCGCCGAACTCCAGGGCAGTCTCCTGCACTGACGGTTCGTCGGATACCGTCCTGGTATTCGAATGACCTCATGTCCGTCCCGGGCCCCAACAGTGGGCCCGGGTTCGGGCGTTGTACGGCCTTCGCACCACCGGCAGCGGCCCCTCGGGGGTCGGTGCCTGCACCGCACCGCCGCACCTTGTGAGGAGAGGAACCGTGACCCCGCCCGACGACCGCAGCGGCCAGTACGGCGTTCCGTACCCAGGCACCGGCCATGACGCCTTCGGAGCCCCCGGCGTCGGCCCCGGTCAGCCGTACGGCCAACCCGCCTACGGCCAGCCGCAGTTCGCGCAGCAGCAGCCCCAGTACGGCCAGCCGAGCCAGTCCCCGTACGAGCAGTCCGCGCAGTACGGACGGCACTACGGCGACCAGCAGCCCCAGCGCCACGGCTACCAGGACTACCCGGGACCCGAGGCCTTCCCTGAACAGGCCGAAGAGCCGGGCCACGTCGAGGAGTTCGACGACGACCACGACTCGGGGCCGCTGATCCGGCCGTTCGCGATGACCGGTGGCCGCACCCGGCCCCGGTACGAACTGGCCTTGGAGGCACTGGTTTCGGCCAATGTCTCGCCGGACCGTCTGGCCTCGATGCTCCCCGAGCACCAGCGGATCTGCACCCTGTGCACCGAGGTGAAGTCCGTCGCCGAGGTCTCCGCGCTGCTCAACCTCCCCCTTGGGGTGGCGCGCATCCTCGTCGCCGACCTCGCCGAGGCCGGCCTCGTGGCCATCCACCAGCCCGCAGCCGGCGGCGAATCCGGCAACCAGCCCGACGTCACGCTGCTCGAAAGGGTCCTCAGTGGACTTCGCAAGCTCTAACGCGGCCACCCCCACCCGCGCCACCACCTCCGCGAAGATCGTCGTCGCAGGCGGCTTCGGCGTCGGAAAGACCACCCTGGTCGGCGCGGTGTCGGAGATCAACCCGCTGCGCACGGAAGCCGTCATGACCTCGGCCTCCGCCGGCATCGACGACCTCACCCACACCGCAGGCAAAACGACGACCACCGTCGCCATGGACTTCGGCCGAATCACCCTCGACGAAGACCTCATCCTCTACCTCTTCGGCACCCCCGGCCAGGACCGCTTCTGGTTCATGTGGGACGACCTCGTCCGCGGCGCCATCGGCGCCGTCGTCCTCGTCGACACCCGCCGCCTCGCCGACTGCTTCCCCGCCCTCGACTACTTCGAAAACAGCGGGCTCCCCTTCGTCGTCGCCCTCAACGGCTTCGACGGACACCAACCCCACACCGCCGACGAAGTCCGCGAAGCACTCCAACTCGGCCCCGACACCCCCGTCATCACCCTCGACGCCCGCCGCCGAGACAGCGCAAAAAGCGCCCTCATCACCCTCGTCGAACACGCACTCCTCGCCCGACTGCGGTGAGATCAGGACATCGAAAAGGGCCCGCCGTCGGTACGGCGGGCCCTTTCTGACGTACGGTCAGCTCTCGGCGGCGGTCAGCTCTCGGCCGCGGCCGGGTCGAGGCCGGCGCGGATCAGGCCGTAGGTGTAGGCGTCCTCAAGTGCCAGCCAGGAGGCCCCGATCACGTTGTCGGCCACGCCGACCGTGGACCAGGTGGCCACCCCGTCGGTGGACTCGATCAGCACCCGGGTCTTGGAGCTGGTGCCGTGCGCGCCCTCCATGATCCGGACCTTGTAGTCCACCAGCTCCAGCTCGGCCAGCTGCGGGTAGATGTGCTCCAGCGCCGTCCGCAGCGCCTGGTCCAGCGCGTGCACCGGGCCGTTGCCCTCGCCGGTGGCGATCCGGCGCTCGCCCTTGGCCCAGAGCTTCACCGTCGCCTCGTTGCCCGAACTCCCGTCCGCCAGCTGCTCGCTGATGGTCCGCCAGGACTCCAGGGTGAAGAACCGCTGCCGGCTGCCGCGCACCTCGTCCCGGAGCAGCAGCTCGAACGAGGCGTCGGCGGCCTCGTACGTGAAGCCGAGGTTCTCCTGCTCCTTGACCTTGGCCACCACCCGGCCGACCAGGTCGCGGTCGGCGGAGAGGTCGTAGCCGAGCTCCTTGCCCTTGAGCTCGATCGAGGCCCGGCCGGCCATGTCGGAGACCAGCATCCGCATGGTGTTGCCGACCAGCTCCGGGTCGATGTGCTGGTACAGGTCCGGGTCGACCTTGATCGCGGAGGCGTGCAGCCCGGCCTTGTGCGCGAAGGCGGAGAAGCCCACGTACGGCTGGTGGGTGGAGGGCGCCAGGTTGACCACCTCGGCGATGGCGTGCGAGATCCGGGTCATCTCGGGCAGCTTCCCGGCGGGCAGCACCCGGCGGTCGTACTTCAGCTCCAGCGCGCCGACCACCGGGAACAGGTTGGCGTTGCCGACCCGCTCGCCGTAGCCGTTCGCGGTGCACTGCACATGGGTGGCCCCGGCGTCCACGGCGGCCAGCGTGTTGGCCACCGCGCAGCCGGTGTCGTCCTGGGCGTGGATGCCGATCCGGGCCCCGGTCGTGGCGATCACGTCGGCGACGGTCTCGCGCACCCCGAGCGGGAGCATCCCGCCGTTGGTGTCGCAGAGCACGACGACGTCGGCGCCCGCCCGGTGGGCGGTGGCGACCACCGCGAGGGCGTACTCGCGGTTGGCCTGGTACCCGT
This genomic interval from Kitasatospora gansuensis contains the following:
- a CDS encoding sensor histidine kinase; the encoded protein is MRRKQPVTPQRRSEPRENEPGGSGQAPGFSAFTPSAEERPASQVTNGPDGAKSSASAAPAPSRYEFLAPRNWRVPTRLIAILLIPVVISLVFGGLRVNSSFDDFVKATHAEKTAQLAKAATELAHALETERDLTSIPLLVGQDDKGEVKKYRDKTDQALAEYRSAFAEVSDDDMLARRNAAFQQLVVHLPHLRENAYKRELYATATQAAYSMLLAPLMAFDNSVGFGSSSVTSKGRAIYAISLAKASASTQRVLMFNLLVGISQKRTTPQEELELVQQLAVASKLEQVSVNEFNTGSPAEDVRVYAEALVTQAATDQRAALKVPGTDNAPTMQGLIALGLSFVGTARNNPAEEAKAFQAARDAGLTPEAWNQATASHINALRTTETHLLEQVVGDAANIKNRAQTDMILNSVIVVVSLALAGLLTGLIARSMILGMRTLNSAALEIANHRLPDLVEKLSKTDPDRVDTSVSPIPLHGKDEIGEVARAFDQVHRQAVSLAAEQALLRGNVNAIFTNLSRRSQGLIQRQLALITDLENNEADPDQLENLFKLDHLATRMRRNGENLLVLAGEEAGRRWNTPVPLVDVLRAAASEVEQYERIELAGIPEAEVIGAAVTDLVHLLAELLENATSFSSPQTRVLVNATRLPDGRVLVEIHDKGIGLTAEDFAEINEKLAEPPTVDATISRRMGLFVVGRLSQRHDVRVQLRPSGESAGTTSLVMLPQHLTELAVLPEPEEQFTVSRIFAEQEPQNEWNGVEAGRSAAELGFDDHLTGRGGSSGFSPALEAMQRSQRLDQRRRTALEAGPGQDQVIDAEVEDSPYAPERYTEDGYGYQQQDQYGGEQQFTEDAYRDPFGAQQSQQQYAEDGYGYQDEQYTDTSYNGQSFAEPQYAEAAVQDPYGQQEQYGYQQDQYQPYERYEEPSGHPYAPEPAALPPAVPSGPASTLGSGLPQRRPGQQLAGAGAPTERINAFGAGQGDSEKPNWFTGAKDNTEAPENRGHEVSALGGYGPTGPTGAPGGDWQSPNDGDWQRANQLREPAAGGTTPSGLPRRVPKQNLVAGNAKPSTQEGPQVSRSPEEVRGRLTNLRRGVEQGRSAGADQGNTGSFRIDPQQQNSTDLFGGSNHQER
- a CDS encoding roadblock/LC7 domain-containing protein, whose amino-acid sequence is MSQAAQNLNWLITNFVDNTPGVSHTVVVSADGLLLAMSEGFPRDRADQLAAVASGLTSLTSGASRIFEGGDVNQTVVEMERGFLFLMAVSDGSSLAVLAAPDSDIGLVGYEMALLVDRAGAVLTPALRAELQGSLLH
- a CDS encoding DUF742 domain-containing protein, which codes for MTPPDDRSGQYGVPYPGTGHDAFGAPGVGPGQPYGQPAYGQPQFAQQQPQYGQPSQSPYEQSAQYGRHYGDQQPQRHGYQDYPGPEAFPEQAEEPGHVEEFDDDHDSGPLIRPFAMTGGRTRPRYELALEALVSANVSPDRLASMLPEHQRICTLCTEVKSVAEVSALLNLPLGVARILVADLAEAGLVAIHQPAAGGESGNQPDVTLLERVLSGLRKL
- a CDS encoding GTP-binding protein, which gives rise to MDFASSNAATPTRATTSAKIVVAGGFGVGKTTLVGAVSEINPLRTEAVMTSASAGIDDLTHTAGKTTTTVAMDFGRITLDEDLILYLFGTPGQDRFWFMWDDLVRGAIGAVVLVDTRRLADCFPALDYFENSGLPFVVALNGFDGHQPHTADEVREALQLGPDTPVITLDARRRDSAKSALITLVEHALLARLR
- the cimA gene encoding citramalate synthase; the protein is MTEASSRPNDSFHVFDTTLRDGAQREGINLSVADKLTIARHLDEFGVGFIEGGWPGANPRDTEFFARAAAELEFRNAQLVAFGATRRAGGKAAEDPQLAALVNSGAPVITLVAKSHDRHVELALRTTLDENLEMVRDSVEYLRSQGRRVFIDCEHFFDGYQANREYALAVVATAHRAGADVVVLCDTNGGMLPLGVRETVADVIATTGARIGIHAQDDTGCAVANTLAAVDAGATHVQCTANGYGERVGNANLFPVVGALELKYDRRVLPAGKLPEMTRISHAIAEVVNLAPSTHQPYVGFSAFAHKAGLHASAIKVDPDLYQHIDPELVGNTMRMLVSDMAGRASIELKGKELGYDLSADRDLVGRVVAKVKEQENLGFTYEAADASFELLLRDEVRGSRQRFFTLESWRTISEQLADGSSGNEATVKLWAKGERRIATGEGNGPVHALDQALRTALEHIYPQLAELELVDYKVRIMEGAHGTSSKTRVLIESTDGVATWSTVGVADNVIGASWLALEDAYTYGLIRAGLDPAAAES